From uncultured Desulfobacter sp.:
TTCAAAACCGTCCTTCCGGGTAAACCAGTAAGTCAAAAAAACGCTGGGCTCATAACTTTCATATTCATCGGCATCTGAATTTTGATAGTTATCTGTTTCGTAGGAAAAATTTGCCCCCATAGTGTCCTGGGGACCAAACGCCTTATGGATGGAGGCACTGGCATTATTCGTCTGGTGTTCCTTATACTCTCCGGTTCTGACCTGCTGGTCAAAGCTGTTGGAATAGTCGTAGGCAAAGGATGTTTTAACCGTTTTTGTCAACTGACTGTCAATAGATGCACTTGCAGAATGCTCCCAAGACTCTCCGGTATTGTTTCCGTCATGCCCGTCATAGCTAATATCTGCCTTGGCAGAAGTATGTCTTGTGACCTGACAGGCAGCGGACAGACTTGCGTTATGGTCCAGGCCGTCCCTTTCATTCAGATTTTTATAATCCGTATACTCTGGATTGTATTCCAGATAAATTTTATTTCTTTTACTTAAAAATCCCACAGAAAACCCAAGCTCATAGGACGTGGTCCACTCTTCAAACGGATCGGTTCCGGTTTGAAAATAGTTGTCCTTATACTCCTCTGTAACTGTCAGGGTCGGTACAATCTGGGTAACCATTCTTGCCTGGGCAAATGAGACCGGCAGCAGAAGACAGGTTACAACAGCAAAAAAACATGTATGGGAAGTTATCATGGCCAATTTCATGAGATACTTTTGCTTTGCTGAAAATATCGCAAGTTCAAGGAACAATGATTATATCGTCGGCCTTGAGTTGGATATCATTCCCAAGCTCGCCATCCGTAATATCGTCATAATCAATTTTGATCATCTGTTCCTTTCCGTTGTTCCTGCGGACCAGGATAATCTCATCCTTGGACGCCCATTCGGTAAATCCTTTGGCCAGAGCAAACGCCTGTACAACGGTCAGCTTTTTAATTAAAGGATATTCACCTACGCCCATTACTTCACCAAGTATGTAATATTTCTGACTTCCCGGGTTTCCCAGGATGACCGTGACAGTCGGAGCTTCCACAAATTCAGCCAACCCGGTCTCAATTACTTTTTTTAATTCCATTGTAGTGCGGCCTTCGGCCTGGATATCATCCAGCAGAGGGATGGTAATTTTACCGTCATTGCGGACAAACACTGCCTCAAATGTCAGATCTTCTTCCTTCCAGGTTGTCACTTGCAGGACATCTCCGATACCAATTTTATAATCGTCATCGGTGGATGCTTCAGCACTGTCTGCCGCAACATTTCCTGCCAGACAAAAATATGTGGCAAGCAACATAAAAAAGGAACAAAAAAACCATTTTATTGAATTAATTTTAAACATAGCTCCGCCCCTTCGATTACATCGATTAATATCTTTTTAAAATCTGTCTACGCTACAGATTTCCTAAATTTTATGACCGATTAATACTAAAACCCTTGCCTATTACTTACCTTGCACCCTTGCCAAAAAGAACCGTTTTAACGGTTTTTAAAAGAATGACCACATCTAGGGTAAAGGACATATTTTTAATATAAAAAAGATCATAATTTAACTTTTCCACTGCATCTTCAACGGTTGCGCCGTAATCATAACAGATCTGAGCCCACCCCGTAATTCCTGGCTTTACGTTGAATCTCTGGGTGTAAAAAGGAATTTCTTTTTCCAGTTGATCCGTGAAGTATTTACGTTCGGGACGGGGCCCCACAAGGCTCATAGTTCCCACGAGGACCTCCCACAACTGGGGCAGTTCATCTATTCTGTATTTCCTTATGATTCGCCCCACCCGTGTGATGCGGTTATCGTTATCACCGGCCCATACCGGCCCTGTTAATTTTTCAGCATCCTGCACCATGGAACGGAATTTATGCATCATATATTCTTTTTTGCCACCGCCAACCCGGTCTTGGGCAAAAAGAACCGGACCTTTTGAATCCATCTTGATCAGAATGGCAACCACTATAAATAAAGGAGAAAGAAGTGTCAAAAGAATTGAAGACAAAAGGATATCCTGCATCCGCTTCATAGTCGCCTTAAGCCATGATTTCTGGAATCCTTTGGAAAAAATCAACCATGATGGTTCTATCTCCCGAACCAGGACCTTTCCGGTCAGTAATTCATAGAAAGAGCTACCAGAAATCACATCAATACCTTCAGTCCTGCATTGAATAAGTTCCTGGGTAGGAAACCGCCCTCTTTTTTCCTTAAACGCCACAATAATTTTGTTTATATTATATATTTTGGAAATCTCACAAAGCGTTTTATCCTTTTGATCCATCACCAAATGCTCAGGCAGTTTTTTTGTTTCCTTGTCAACATCATCAGGAATAACAACACATACTGTATAGCCGCAATCTATAGTTTTCGCGACTTTTTCATAAATATCTTTAGCCAGTTTACTGGAACCAAGAATGATAATACGCTGGTTAAACATCCCTTTGTTAAGAATATGAAGATAACCGACCCGCCAGAAAATGATGAAAAAAATTAAAAAAATTATGCTTAAAATATAAACCTTTTGGTCTATAATCACCAGAGGAAAAAGAAAGTAGACACCGGCCAAGAGGATGGAGGCAACCCCTAAAGACTGGAGCAAACGGATTATAATCTCAGCGATCTGTGAAGCAATATCAAAATCATAAAGGTCATTATAAAACAAGCAGGTCTGTATAATAGCGGTAATCAGAAATATTCTTAAAACCAGCATCAGATCAAACCAGTATGAGTTGGAAACGGTTAAAAGGGCTGTTGATAAGAGAAAACAGCTGAAAATCACGCATCCTTCCAGAATAAAAAATAACATGTTTCTGACAGGGAAATATTGGCGCAAAATGCTGAGCATTTTTTAAGAAGCTCCTGTTTTAATCATCTTCGCTGATGATATCCGTATCCATAGCCAATTTTATTATATCCATATCCATATCCAATTGTTTTTTTTGAAAAATTTGTAACAACCCCCAAAATTTTTTCACGACCGTAAATATCCAGGATGTCTGCAACCTCCTTGGTTCGTGTTTTTCCCTGGCGGATAACAAGAATAATGCCATCTACAAACCGCGCAATGGCATTGGTTTCTGATGTCATATAAGGGGGTGGCGTATCAATAATGATATATCTATCATTGTAACGCAGTTTGACCTCATGGAGCAGACGGCGCATCTGATCAGACGACAGAAGCTCTGACGGATTAGACGGGATCCGTCCTGCCGTTAGAATAGTCAATTTATTTACAGATGCTTTTTTGAGAACCGAAGACAATGGTATCTTATTTGTCAGGTAATCGCTCAAGCCCTGCTCTTTATCTTCATAGTCAAAAAATGTATGGATCGTAGGAGACCTCAGATCGCAATCCATGAGAAGAACATACTCATCAATACTCTGGGCTATGCTTACGGCAAGATTGGCGGCCACAAAGGATTTTCCTTCATCGGGAGAGGCGCTTGTCACCATGATGGTTTTTGGCGGATCACCTTTTTCAGGAAATAAAATATTGTTTTTTAACAGTCGGAACTGCTCCGAAGCCGGCGAATGGGGTTTTGTGGCTGTGACAAGAGCTGGATTCGTGGGCCCGGAGCGGGATTGAGTTGTCGCCTCTGATTGCCCGGAAACTTGGCTGTCTGAAACATCACCGGTTATATCCGTATCATCATTTGATGCAGATTCTTTTTCCGGTGTTATACTGTTTCCTGCTTTTTTCAGCGCCTTAAATATTTTTCCCAAAATTTTATATCCCTGGCATTATAAATTGAATGTTGTTTTTATAAAGTTGAGTGTCCTGTCCAGACCTTTCTGATTCAATATTGCAAAAAATGCCAGAAACACTGCACTATAGCTGCAGCAACAGAGAAACACAATCCATTCAATTTTTTGCTTCGTCTTGGCGCCCGGTTTTTGCAACGGGGGAATTGATGCCAAAATCGGCAGTCCTAACCCAGTTTCAATTTGATCATCTCTCCGGATAACAGAGAAGCTAAGCAACTCTTTTAAAAAAAGAACACCACCGCCCATCCCAAGGCCCCCGACTACGGATAATAAAAACATCGTCTTAACATTGGGAGAAATCGGCTTTTCCGGCAGGCGGGCATAATCCAGAATCCGGAACTGCTCCCCTTTTTGTTTTTTTTCCATGTTGACGGACAATTCGGCTTCCAGCTTTCTGTCCAAAAGAGAATTGTATATGTCCTGTATATTCCCGTAGTCCCGTTTAAGTGACTGAATTTCAAGTTCTCGTTTAGGCGTATCTTCAACGCGCTGCTGATAAATCTTCATTTTTTCCTGAATTGTTGAGACCTCAGCTTGAATATTATTCGCCTCAACGACAAGTTGTGCGCGCTGCGCCTTTAAAGGAGCTATGGGATCCCAGCCGATATCCGGCAGAATATCTTCGCCCATATCCGGGAGGCCATCTTCCTCTGACCCGACTGAGGACTGCTCCTCCTCCTTTGCCGCCTCAAGATTTTTTTTTAATTTCTCTATGGTCCTTTTTAATTTTTTAACATCTGGATGCTTTTCAGTATATCGAAGCAAAAGCGCTTCGTATTTTGCTTGAGCAGCCTGGAGCGCAGGATCATCCCCTTCTTCCTGGAACTCATCAAAATCAAAACTTTGAAAGTCATCACCACCAGCGCCGAAGCCATCATTTGTAGTAGCCATGGATGAAATCTGGGAATCAAGTTGACTAATGGACTTATTGACTTCTCTCAAAAGCATTGCTTTATCAGTGGCCTCTTGTTGCATACGGTCCAAAGTGCGTAAATTAGTTTCCAATTCATCAGGTAAACCGCCAAGATACTTTGCCCTAAACGCCGCAAGTTTCTGCTCTTTTTCCTCTAACCGTTTTTTTGTTTTC
This genomic window contains:
- a CDS encoding polysaccharide biosynthesis/export family protein, whose amino-acid sequence is MFKINSIKWFFCSFFMLLATYFCLAGNVAADSAEASTDDDYKIGIGDVLQVTTWKEEDLTFEAVFVRNDGKITIPLLDDIQAEGRTTMELKKVIETGLAEFVEAPTVTVILGNPGSQKYYILGEVMGVGEYPLIKKLTVVQAFALAKGFTEWASKDEIILVRRNNGKEQMIKIDYDDITDGELGNDIQLKADDIIIVP
- a CDS encoding TIGR03013 family XrtA/PEP-CTERM system glycosyltransferase gives rise to the protein MLSILRQYFPVRNMLFFILEGCVIFSCFLLSTALLTVSNSYWFDLMLVLRIFLITAIIQTCLFYNDLYDFDIASQIAEIIIRLLQSLGVASILLAGVYFLFPLVIIDQKVYILSIIFLIFFIIFWRVGYLHILNKGMFNQRIIILGSSKLAKDIYEKVAKTIDCGYTVCVVIPDDVDKETKKLPEHLVMDQKDKTLCEISKIYNINKIIVAFKEKRGRFPTQELIQCRTEGIDVISGSSFYELLTGKVLVREIEPSWLIFSKGFQKSWLKATMKRMQDILLSSILLTLLSPLFIVVAILIKMDSKGPVLFAQDRVGGGKKEYMMHKFRSMVQDAEKLTGPVWAGDNDNRITRVGRIIRKYRIDELPQLWEVLVGTMSLVGPRPERKYFTDQLEKEIPFYTQRFNVKPGITGWAQICYDYGATVEDAVEKLNYDLFYIKNMSFTLDVVILLKTVKTVLFGKGAR
- a CDS encoding polysaccharide biosynthesis tyrosine autokinase; the encoded protein is MGKIFKALKKAGNSITPEKESASNDDTDITGDVSDSQVSGQSEATTQSRSGPTNPALVTATKPHSPASEQFRLLKNNILFPEKGDPPKTIMVTSASPDEGKSFVAANLAVSIAQSIDEYVLLMDCDLRSPTIHTFFDYEDKEQGLSDYLTNKIPLSSVLKKASVNKLTILTAGRIPSNPSELLSSDQMRRLLHEVKLRYNDRYIIIDTPPPYMTSETNAIARFVDGIILVIRQGKTRTKEVADILDIYGREKILGVVTNFSKKTIGYGYGYNKIGYGYGYHQRR
- a CDS encoding GNVR domain-containing protein, whose translation is MTDPFQSQTQIKPDYIIDVLIRGRWFLIVPLCISLTLGLGMTLTANKTYEASTMILVQPQRVPTNYIRSVVSSSIGERISTISQQVLSRSNLEQIIDQFGLYENSSGMYQEEKISGLRNRIKVKTERARQGAESFSISFTGSEPQRVMRIANTLASYFMDENLKVREAQAIGTSEFLDSELEKTKKRLEEKEQKLAAFRAKYLGGLPDELETNLRTLDRMQQEATDKAMLLREVNKSISQLDSQISSMATTNDGFGAGGDDFQSFDFDEFQEEGDDPALQAAQAKYEALLLRYTEKHPDVKKLKRTIEKLKKNLEAAKEEEQSSVGSEEDGLPDMGEDILPDIGWDPIAPLKAQRAQLVVEANNIQAEVSTIQEKMKIYQQRVEDTPKRELEIQSLKRDYGNIQDIYNSLLDRKLEAELSVNMEKKQKGEQFRILDYARLPEKPISPNVKTMFLLSVVGGLGMGGGVLFLKELLSFSVIRRDDQIETGLGLPILASIPPLQKPGAKTKQKIEWIVFLCCCSYSAVFLAFFAILNQKGLDRTLNFIKTTFNL